In the genome of Petrotoga miotherma DSM 10691, one region contains:
- a CDS encoding class II aldolase/adducin family protein encodes MLEEQLKKEVAEFAKLVWDRKLTDGTGGNMSIKYGDKIYITPTSTIKHFLTEKDIITIDKNGNKIDGLKEPSSERKMHIKIYEKANDVNAIIHAHSIYATSFAITFEKLPINALPESSLVLDPITYIPYQMPGTQEFADAFNEGLENGSRVFVLQNHGVTVAGKDMSEAYVKLETLEFLAQVSFISKLYSNVNEIPKEKITAFKEFFRRNKEEQ; translated from the coding sequence ATGTTAGAAGAGCAATTAAAAAAAGAAGTTGCAGAATTTGCAAAATTAGTATGGGACAGAAAACTGACGGATGGAACGGGCGGAAATATGAGTATAAAATATGGAGACAAAATATATATCACTCCAACATCAACTATAAAACACTTTTTAACAGAGAAAGACATCATCACCATAGATAAAAACGGGAACAAAATCGACGGACTTAAAGAACCTTCTTCAGAAAGAAAAATGCATATAAAAATATACGAAAAAGCAAATGATGTAAACGCAATTATCCATGCTCATTCAATATACGCTACCTCTTTTGCAATTACTTTTGAGAAATTACCAATAAACGCTCTTCCAGAATCTTCTTTAGTATTGGATCCAATAACCTATATACCATATCAAATGCCGGGAACCCAGGAATTTGCAGATGCCTTTAATGAAGGTTTAGAAAATGGATCTCGTGTATTCGTTCTCCAAAACCATGGAGTGACGGTTGCCGGAAAAGACATGAGTGAAGCCTATGTAAAACTGGAAACTTTAGAATTCCTTGCTCAAGTTTCATTCATTTCAAAACTTTATTCTAATGTGAATGAAATACCAAAAGAAAAAATAACTGCATTCAAAGAATTTTTCAGAAGAAACAAGGAGGAACAATGA
- a CDS encoding LacI family DNA-binding transcriptional regulator, which produces MKTMKEIAKMAGVSQSTVSRVINNNPNVNPEIKRKVLEYIRKYNYQPNRMARSLVKNKSFLIGIVLPELTNPYFPEILESLEEEANYYHYNIVLSITYGSLQREKEQIEMLLSRRVDGLIINPTDLSHVEHITKIKSILPTVICAQDLDGFDYVTVDHYLAGKIVAKYLINKGHINIGYIGYLKDKKLKGFYEEIIANNLNFNEDNYLVAPEEISDSKKISEKKLLTKIIDNNITAVYTINDIIATKVINILIKNKMKVPDDVAVVGFDNTIICNLTNPPLTSVAQPTREIGRKSVDILIKKIEKTNAHTEYILDQIFLPPRLVIRKST; this is translated from the coding sequence ATGAAAACAATGAAAGAAATTGCCAAAATGGCTGGAGTTTCTCAATCAACTGTTTCAAGGGTGATAAATAATAATCCTAACGTCAATCCTGAAATCAAAAGAAAAGTTTTAGAATACATTAGAAAATACAATTATCAACCCAATAGAATGGCACGAAGCCTTGTCAAAAATAAAAGCTTTCTTATTGGAATAGTACTACCCGAATTAACGAACCCTTATTTCCCAGAAATACTAGAATCCTTAGAAGAAGAAGCAAATTACTATCATTATAACATTGTTCTGTCAATCACTTATGGTAGCCTTCAAAGAGAAAAAGAACAAATAGAAATGCTTTTAAGTAGAAGAGTTGACGGATTAATCATAAATCCAACGGATCTGTCTCATGTTGAACATATAACTAAAATCAAATCAATCTTACCTACTGTTATATGTGCCCAAGATTTAGATGGTTTTGATTATGTAACGGTTGATCACTATTTGGCGGGAAAAATCGTTGCTAAATATCTAATAAATAAAGGGCACATAAACATCGGATATATTGGATATTTAAAAGATAAAAAGTTAAAAGGATTTTATGAAGAAATCATAGCTAACAATTTGAATTTTAACGAAGACAATTATCTAGTGGCTCCTGAGGAGATATCTGATTCTAAAAAAATCAGTGAAAAAAAGTTACTAACAAAAATTATAGATAATAATATAACAGCAGTCTACACTATAAACGATATTATAGCAACAAAAGTGATCAATATTTTGATAAAAAATAAAATGAAAGTTCCAGATGATGTAGCGGTAGTAGGTTTTGATAACACCATAATTTGTAATTTAACAAATCCACCGTTAACCAGCGTCGCGCAACCCACACGAGAAATCGGTAGAAAAAGCGTTGATATATTAATCAAAAAAATTGAAAAAACGAATGCACACACCGAGTATATTTTGGATCAAATTTTTCTACCACCTAGATTGGTTATAAGGAAATCCACATAA
- a CDS encoding DeoR/GlpR family DNA-binding transcription regulator: MTKVMRQDKILEILEREKSVNIEDLAEELGVSMVTLRRDISELYKKGLIEKFYGGIRGKRNSLSEARFFERMKLNQDKKEKIAELALKFITRDSTLFLDASSTSYILAQKIAQKKEFMNIVTNNLYTALALCENPTHNVVVAGGTLDNKNGVTVGVIPENMMKEIRVEKAFFSCSAFSFEEGAFEHLPQSASIKKIVGENCNEIYMLVDSSKFGKKSIMKTFEIEEIDKFITDSYNEDLYKIFADKFVY, translated from the coding sequence ATGACAAAAGTTATGAGGCAGGATAAAATTTTAGAAATTTTAGAAAGAGAAAAATCTGTTAATATAGAAGATTTGGCGGAAGAGTTGGGTGTATCTATGGTAACTTTGAGAAGAGATATATCAGAGCTATATAAAAAAGGGCTAATTGAGAAATTCTATGGAGGCATAAGGGGAAAGAGAAATAGCTTATCCGAAGCTCGATTTTTTGAGAGAATGAAGCTTAATCAAGATAAAAAAGAAAAGATTGCTGAGTTAGCCTTAAAATTTATAACTCGAGATTCAACTTTGTTTTTAGATGCGAGTAGTACTTCCTACATTTTAGCTCAGAAGATAGCTCAAAAAAAAGAGTTTATGAACATTGTAACTAATAATCTCTACACCGCATTGGCACTCTGTGAGAATCCTACTCACAACGTAGTAGTTGCAGGTGGAACATTAGATAACAAAAATGGGGTAACTGTTGGTGTTATCCCCGAGAATATGATGAAAGAAATCCGTGTAGAAAAAGCCTTTTTTTCTTGTAGTGCCTTTTCTTTTGAAGAGGGCGCATTTGAGCATTTACCACAAAGTGCTAGTATCAAAAAGATCGTTGGAGAAAATTGTAATGAAATATATATGCTTGTTGACAGTTCTAAGTTTGGTAAAAAATCAATAATGAAAACATTTGAAATAGAAGAAATAGATAAATTTATCACTGACTCTTATAACGAGGATTTATACAAAATTTTTGCAGATAAGTTTGTTTATTAA
- a CDS encoding TIM barrel protein produces the protein MELTEIKEKIKNFKVEVPSWGFGKSGTRFHAFHIPGEARNVYEKIDDAAFVNKITDAVSAVAIHIPWDKVEDYKVLKEYAEEKGVKIGAVNPNYFEDEDYLFGSLSNSNLKIRQKAIDQTFECIEIMKETNSKILSMWIPDGSNYPGQIDFNKSFELLENSLKQITKHLEKDMTMLLEYKFFEPAFYSTLLFDWGTSYMLSKELGENMKVLVDLGHHPQGTNIEFIVSLLSQKNKLGGFHFNSRKYADDDLTVGSLNPYELFLIFVELNKFFDLSAESQNQKISLVLDQSHNVKPKILAVVQSLNNLQITYAKSLLVDYEKLKQAQENHDVVASEETLKEAYETDVREILREVRKEKGLPEDTIKYVKECEEYWKMVKERESAY, from the coding sequence ATGGAGTTAACTGAGATAAAAGAAAAAATAAAAAATTTTAAAGTAGAAGTCCCCTCATGGGGGTTTGGAAAATCTGGAACAAGATTTCATGCTTTTCATATTCCTGGTGAAGCCAGAAATGTTTATGAAAAAATTGATGACGCTGCATTTGTAAACAAAATAACCGATGCTGTATCTGCTGTTGCAATACATATACCGTGGGACAAAGTTGAAGATTATAAGGTTTTAAAAGAGTACGCAGAAGAAAAAGGGGTAAAAATAGGTGCAGTAAATCCAAATTATTTTGAAGACGAAGACTACCTATTTGGTTCACTAAGTAATTCTAACTTAAAAATAAGGCAAAAAGCTATTGATCAAACCTTTGAATGTATAGAAATAATGAAAGAAACAAATTCAAAAATTTTATCCATGTGGATCCCAGATGGTTCTAATTATCCTGGACAGATTGATTTCAATAAATCTTTTGAATTACTGGAAAATTCATTAAAACAAATTACAAAACATTTAGAAAAAGATATGACTATGCTTTTAGAATATAAATTCTTTGAACCTGCCTTTTATTCAACACTACTATTCGATTGGGGAACTTCATATATGTTGTCGAAAGAATTAGGTGAAAATATGAAGGTACTTGTTGATTTAGGCCATCATCCCCAAGGAACGAACATTGAATTTATAGTTTCTTTGTTATCTCAAAAAAATAAGTTAGGTGGATTTCACTTCAATTCAAGAAAATACGCAGATGATGATTTAACTGTTGGTTCTCTCAATCCGTATGAATTATTTCTAATCTTCGTTGAGCTCAACAAATTTTTTGATCTTTCTGCAGAAAGTCAAAACCAAAAAATCAGCTTGGTATTAGATCAAAGTCACAATGTAAAACCAAAAATCCTTGCTGTGGTACAGTCCTTAAATAATCTACAAATCACCTATGCAAAGTCTCTACTAGTAGATTATGAAAAATTGAAACAAGCTCAAGAAAATCATGACGTTGTAGCGTCAGAAGAGACTTTAAAAGAAGCCTACGAAACAGATGTAAGGGAAATCTTAAGGGAGGTGAGAAAAGAAAAAGGATTACCTGAAGATACGATAAAATACGTAAAGGAGTGTGAGGAGTACTGGAAGATGGTGAAGGAAAGAGAATCGGCATATTAA
- the larA gene encoding nickel-dependent lactate racemase: MKVKIPYGKEEKILDLDKKLNVSLLKKPEFKGVWGAFDIEMMKSLGLPFGTSSLTTIAKRKKDCCIVISDTTRPVPNSLILPYIIFDLRFAGIKKENITILIANGSHEPVPESMFEELVGKEVLDENIKIINHNAYDDTQLKKIGETSSGCPAIVNKKYLEADLKICTGLIEPHFMAGYSGGRKSICPGIVGIETLKVFHGVKAMGDPNSKSCQLENNPVDKMAREVAMMAGCDFIVNVSLNAKKEVTGIYAGDIFQAHEVGCRMVAYDSIVKIEEPVDIVITSNAGYPLDQNFYQTVKGLVEASEILKPDGVIIMASKCEKGIGKKEFKELLLEVKEKGIKEFLKSHDSPETFKSDQWEVQKLTQVLEKTKNIFMLSSLDEEEYKYTFSTKINSLEEGLKNALKLKGHGAKIGIIPQGPYVVGKIKN, from the coding sequence ATGAAAGTTAAGATTCCCTACGGTAAAGAAGAAAAGATTTTAGATTTAGATAAAAAGTTAAATGTTTCTTTATTAAAAAAGCCGGAATTTAAGGGCGTATGGGGTGCATTTGACATTGAGATGATGAAATCCTTAGGCCTTCCTTTTGGCACCTCCTCTCTTACAACCATAGCTAAAAGGAAAAAGGATTGTTGCATAGTTATTTCGGATACCACAAGACCCGTGCCAAATTCTCTTATTTTGCCCTATATAATCTTTGATTTGAGGTTTGCTGGAATTAAAAAGGAGAATATAACAATCTTAATCGCAAATGGTTCACATGAACCAGTCCCAGAAAGTATGTTTGAAGAATTAGTTGGTAAAGAAGTTTTGGATGAAAATATAAAAATAATTAATCACAACGCTTACGATGATACTCAATTGAAGAAGATTGGAGAAACTTCTTCTGGTTGTCCTGCCATTGTGAATAAAAAATATTTAGAAGCGGACTTAAAAATCTGTACAGGTTTAATAGAGCCTCATTTTATGGCAGGATATTCAGGGGGAAGAAAATCAATCTGCCCAGGAATAGTTGGCATTGAAACCTTGAAGGTATTTCATGGCGTTAAGGCGATGGGAGATCCAAATTCAAAAAGTTGTCAGTTAGAAAATAACCCTGTTGATAAGATGGCTAGAGAAGTAGCTATGATGGCTGGTTGTGATTTCATAGTAAATGTTTCTTTAAACGCCAAAAAAGAAGTGACCGGGATTTATGCAGGTGATATCTTTCAAGCTCACGAAGTAGGTTGTAGAATGGTAGCATATGATTCAATAGTGAAAATAGAGGAACCTGTGGATATAGTGATAACATCAAATGCTGGGTACCCTTTAGACCAAAACTTTTATCAAACCGTTAAAGGCTTGGTAGAAGCTTCAGAGATATTAAAACCCGATGGAGTTATAATAATGGCTTCTAAATGCGAAAAAGGCATCGGGAAAAAAGAGTTTAAAGAATTGCTTTTAGAAGTAAAAGAAAAAGGAATAAAAGAATTTTTAAAAAGCCATGATTCTCCTGAAACTTTCAAAAGTGATCAATGGGAGGTACAAAAGTTAACTCAAGTATTAGAAAAAACAAAAAACATTTTCATGTTGTCATCGCTGGATGAAGAAGAGTACAAGTATACTTTTTCAACTAAAATCAACAGTTTAGAAGAAGGATTAAAAAACGCTTTAAAATTAAAAGGGCACGGCGCTAAGATAGGGATAATTCCTCAAGGACCCTACGTTGTTGGAAAGATAAAAAATTGA
- a CDS encoding glycosyltransferase: MKILIIGYMHPKFDKRVYRTVKTLSKVHEIIYQYLTNKDEKEYIDGNIEYIPIKDIKETKGNPLKKLINRKPLDKKICNLVSEKNYDILYMHHFLASIPLEPFKIAKKRNKKVVYDIHEYHPENFLAELEGIIGNLKVKTVWRFFKKQLELSDLTIFVSEETRKDVVDKTNVDKEKTYIIPNYANFIIKPDIQKKRKEIVLVGKVTRKIEDEKKILKSLIEKGFKFKVIGMDSKEFMDIPHEYTNFLPYDEMMNELSKAMFSLISYNTVKNRDYKNDIYALPHKFYDSLAAGTPVIVKESFVSMAKQVEDLGLGVVIDPANLEESVEKITNACKNYASIIKNVEKHQKEFIWNEEKEKKFIDLISHLIK, translated from the coding sequence ATGAAAATACTAATCATTGGCTACATGCACCCAAAATTTGACAAAAGAGTATATAGAACGGTTAAAACTCTTTCTAAAGTTCATGAGATTATTTACCAATACTTGACCAATAAAGATGAAAAAGAATATATAGATGGAAATATTGAATACATACCCATAAAAGATATCAAAGAAACAAAAGGCAATCCATTAAAAAAGCTTATTAATAGAAAACCTCTTGATAAAAAAATATGCAATTTGGTATCTGAAAAAAATTACGACATCTTATACATGCATCATTTTCTAGCAAGCATACCTTTGGAGCCTTTTAAAATAGCAAAAAAAAGAAATAAAAAAGTCGTTTACGATATTCACGAATACCATCCAGAAAATTTTTTAGCAGAGTTAGAAGGAATCATTGGAAATTTAAAAGTAAAAACCGTCTGGAGGTTTTTTAAAAAGCAGTTAGAACTCTCAGATTTGACAATTTTCGTTTCAGAAGAAACAAGAAAAGATGTTGTTGACAAAACGAACGTAGATAAAGAAAAAACGTATATTATACCAAATTACGCAAATTTTATTATAAAACCTGATATTCAAAAAAAGAGAAAAGAAATTGTCTTAGTTGGTAAAGTAACAAGAAAGATTGAAGATGAGAAAAAAATCCTAAAATCTTTAATCGAAAAGGGTTTTAAATTCAAGGTTATAGGAATGGATTCAAAAGAGTTTATGGACATACCCCATGAATATACAAATTTCTTACCTTACGATGAAATGATGAATGAACTATCCAAAGCCATGTTTTCTTTAATTTCTTACAACACCGTCAAAAACAGAGATTATAAAAACGACATTTACGCTTTGCCTCACAAGTTTTATGATTCCTTAGCTGCAGGTACCCCTGTTATTGTAAAAGAGTCTTTTGTGTCAATGGCTAAACAGGTAGAGGATTTAGGCTTAGGAGTAGTTATAGATCCAGCTAACTTGGAAGAAAGTGTTGAAAAGATTACTAACGCATGCAAAAATTACGCAAGCATCATAAAAAACGTTGAAAAACATCAAAAAGAATTTATATGGAATGAAGAAAAAGAAAAGAAATTTATTGATCTGATATCTCACCTAATAAAGTAA
- the aglA gene encoding alpha-glucosidase AglA gives MTAIKLGIIGAGSAAFSLRLVTDLCKTKGLSGSLVSLMDIDKDRLNAVHMLAKKFAEEFGTDLRFETTTNVEDAIKDSSFVVNTALVGGHSYFEQVRKISEKYGYYRGIDSQEFNMVSDYYTISNFNQLKFMHDVAKAIERISPKAWLLQAANPVFELTNLITRTVPINMVGICHGHHGVDHIIEKLGLDAEKVEWQVAGVNHGIWLTKFMYEGKDAYPLIDELLEKEIKNFKPTNPFDDQLSPVAKDMYEFYGKMPIGDTVRNGSWKYHYNLETKKKWFGEPWGGVDSELGWKWYQDRQAEIALAMQKVAKYFQENKNAKLLSKDSLNEIISQTKNDVKEEFTKEICSLLDPQKKSGEQHILLANALLNDEKVDLVLNLPNNGTIPGIPDDVAVEIPVYADKNGIHRYKIDPPLPERIKKMYLYPRIMRMEWALEAFLTGDKKVLEEFLIRDPRTKSYDQVVKVIDEILALPGNEEMRKHYSKK, from the coding sequence ATGACAGCTATCAAGTTAGGAATCATTGGAGCAGGAAGTGCAGCATTTTCTTTAAGATTGGTTACTGACCTTTGTAAAACAAAGGGTCTATCAGGAAGTTTGGTATCCTTAATGGATATAGACAAAGACAGATTGAACGCAGTACACATGCTTGCTAAAAAATTTGCAGAAGAGTTCGGAACAGATTTGAGGTTTGAAACTACAACAAACGTTGAAGATGCAATAAAAGACTCAAGTTTTGTTGTAAATACAGCCCTTGTTGGAGGGCACAGTTACTTTGAACAGGTAAGAAAAATTTCAGAAAAATACGGATATTACAGAGGAATAGACTCACAAGAATTCAACATGGTTTCAGATTATTACACAATAAGTAATTTCAATCAATTAAAGTTTATGCACGATGTTGCAAAAGCTATTGAAAGGATATCTCCTAAGGCATGGCTTTTGCAAGCGGCAAACCCTGTTTTTGAATTAACTAATTTAATAACAAGAACGGTCCCAATCAACATGGTTGGAATATGCCATGGACATCATGGTGTAGACCATATAATTGAAAAATTAGGTTTAGATGCGGAAAAAGTCGAATGGCAAGTAGCAGGTGTAAACCATGGAATATGGTTAACAAAATTCATGTACGAAGGAAAAGATGCCTATCCACTCATTGATGAACTATTAGAAAAAGAGATTAAAAATTTCAAACCCACCAATCCATTCGACGATCAACTTTCTCCCGTTGCAAAAGATATGTATGAATTCTATGGGAAAATGCCTATTGGAGACACAGTCAGGAACGGAAGTTGGAAATACCATTACAACCTTGAAACAAAGAAAAAGTGGTTCGGAGAGCCATGGGGAGGCGTTGATTCAGAATTAGGATGGAAATGGTATCAAGACAGACAAGCAGAGATTGCATTAGCAATGCAAAAAGTTGCCAAATATTTCCAAGAGAATAAAAACGCCAAATTACTTTCAAAAGATTCACTCAATGAGATAATCTCTCAAACCAAAAACGATGTAAAAGAAGAATTCACAAAAGAAATATGCAGCTTGTTAGATCCTCAAAAGAAAAGCGGCGAACAACATATATTGTTGGCAAATGCCTTATTAAACGACGAAAAAGTAGACCTTGTTCTCAATTTACCAAATAACGGTACTATACCTGGCATACCAGACGATGTAGCCGTCGAAATTCCTGTGTATGCAGACAAAAATGGAATCCATCGTTACAAAATAGATCCACCACTTCCAGAAAGAATTAAAAAGATGTACTTATACCCAAGAATTATGAGGATGGAATGGGCATTAGAAGCATTCCTAACTGGAGATAAAAAAGTACTCGAAGAATTCTTGATCAGAGATCCACGTACAAAATCTTACGACCAGGTAGTAAAAGTTATCGATGAAATACTTGCTTTGCCAGGTAATGAAGAAATGAGGAAGCACTACAGCAAAAAATAG
- a CDS encoding alpha-L-rhamnosidase, whose protein sequence is MKIDVRNMYTTYAINPLALKDTRPRLSWVVETSERRKKQSAYRVLISSSQQLIEQNEGNIWDTHKIESEDNYCYYSGEELESFKRYYWKVKIWDEKGEESTWSKTSFFETGPLNKSDWKAKWITKRDLKTFYSAGDFSTEKFKHYHAAYFRKTFEIKNEVQSARAYISGLGFYELYLNGEKVGNNVLDPGQSEYSKEALFNVYNITSFITEQNCVGVILGNGRHLEQFGYSKPKLIIQILLEYVNGEKEYILSDESWGSSHGPLQENGMYYGEKYDGTLEMPDWCTYHFDASNWEEVEVTEGPNLRYQNMPPIRVTKILKPIKMYTLKPGVFVYDFGQNFTGWVKINVSGPKGTQLKLRHSELVNEDGSLKTNTLRKAEATDIYILKGEGKESYEPRFTYHGFRYVEVSGSPFVPTIDNIEGRFIHSDVEKVGDFYCSNELINKIHKNILWGQLSNLHSIPTDCPQRDERFGWMGDAQLSAEEAIYNFDMSLFYENYLQEIKLSQKEDGSISDVVPAYIKLYPADPAWGTAYITIAWYLYKYYKNEKVLSDHYESMKNYVEFLHKSSENNLLKKLGKFGDWCPPGAISPKKTPVEFTSTWYYYNDVYLFSKIAEVLGKEKDAQHYFELSENIKKSFNDYFLKDYGYESRMFGPVDRLISQTSQILPIYYNMVPNDKKEFILEKLINNIVEHQDSHLDTGIVGTRYLFDVLSENGYPDLAFRIATQESYPSWGYMIKEGATTVWERWEKLEAGGMNSQNHIMLGSVDTFFYKYLAGISLEKDGWKKARIKPHLVGEERFASAKIKTIIGEFQVSWEKGENLFKLSVVIPFGTEADVFIPKLWNEFNLKEERELLFDNEQIKDFKERNDIKLKEYNEENIILNLGSGQYYFELEKK, encoded by the coding sequence ATGAAAATTGATGTTAGAAATATGTATACAACATACGCTATAAATCCTTTAGCTTTAAAAGATACAAGGCCCAGGCTGTCGTGGGTAGTTGAAACCAGTGAAAGGAGAAAAAAACAAAGTGCCTATCGAGTTTTAATATCATCATCTCAACAGCTCATTGAACAAAATGAAGGAAATATATGGGATACCCATAAAATTGAAAGTGAAGATAATTACTGCTACTATAGCGGTGAAGAATTGGAAAGTTTCAAAAGGTATTACTGGAAAGTTAAAATATGGGATGAAAAAGGAGAGGAAAGCACTTGGAGTAAAACATCTTTTTTTGAAACAGGACCTTTGAATAAAAGTGATTGGAAAGCAAAATGGATCACAAAAAGAGATTTAAAAACCTTCTATTCTGCAGGCGATTTTAGCACAGAAAAATTCAAGCACTACCATGCTGCATATTTTAGAAAAACATTTGAAATTAAAAATGAGGTACAGAGTGCTAGAGCATATATTAGCGGGCTAGGGTTCTATGAACTTTATCTAAATGGAGAAAAAGTAGGAAATAATGTTCTTGATCCTGGACAATCAGAATATTCCAAAGAAGCTTTGTTTAATGTTTACAATATTACTTCTTTTATTACAGAGCAGAATTGTGTAGGAGTGATTTTAGGTAATGGAAGACATTTAGAACAATTTGGATATTCGAAACCAAAACTTATAATTCAAATATTGCTCGAATACGTAAATGGAGAAAAAGAATATATATTAAGTGATGAAAGTTGGGGTTCATCTCATGGACCGTTGCAGGAAAATGGAATGTATTACGGTGAAAAATACGACGGAACATTAGAAATGCCAGATTGGTGCACTTACCATTTTGATGCTTCAAATTGGGAAGAAGTAGAAGTTACAGAAGGCCCAAATTTGAGATACCAAAATATGCCACCAATTAGAGTCACAAAAATTCTCAAACCCATAAAAATGTACACACTAAAACCAGGTGTATTCGTATATGATTTTGGTCAGAACTTTACAGGTTGGGTAAAAATTAATGTATCTGGTCCTAAAGGTACACAATTAAAACTAAGACATAGCGAACTAGTCAATGAAGATGGCTCTTTAAAAACTAATACATTGCGTAAAGCTGAAGCTACAGATATATATATCCTAAAAGGCGAAGGTAAAGAAAGCTACGAACCACGATTTACTTACCATGGTTTTAGATATGTGGAAGTGAGTGGATCACCATTTGTTCCTACAATAGATAATATAGAAGGACGCTTTATTCATTCGGATGTAGAAAAGGTTGGTGACTTTTATTGTTCAAATGAACTTATAAATAAAATCCATAAAAATATATTGTGGGGACAATTGAGTAACCTACATAGTATTCCCACAGATTGCCCTCAGCGTGACGAAAGATTTGGATGGATGGGAGATGCACAATTATCTGCGGAAGAAGCGATATACAATTTTGATATGAGCCTTTTTTATGAAAATTATCTTCAAGAGATAAAATTATCACAAAAAGAGGATGGCTCAATTTCTGATGTTGTACCCGCCTATATAAAACTTTATCCGGCAGATCCCGCATGGGGAACAGCTTACATAACGATAGCTTGGTACTTGTATAAATACTATAAAAATGAAAAAGTTTTGTCAGATCACTACGAATCTATGAAAAATTACGTAGAGTTTTTACATAAGAGTAGTGAAAACAATTTGTTAAAAAAATTGGGCAAATTTGGTGATTGGTGCCCTCCAGGAGCTATATCTCCTAAAAAGACCCCTGTAGAGTTTACTTCAACATGGTACTACTACAATGACGTTTACCTCTTTTCAAAAATTGCTGAGGTTTTAGGAAAAGAAAAAGATGCTCAACATTACTTTGAATTATCTGAAAACATTAAAAAATCTTTTAATGACTACTTTCTTAAAGATTATGGTTACGAAAGTAGAATGTTTGGACCAGTAGATCGATTAATTTCTCAAACGTCTCAAATTCTTCCTATATACTATAACATGGTTCCGAATGATAAAAAAGAATTTATTTTAGAGAAATTGATAAACAATATTGTAGAGCATCAGGATTCTCATCTAGATACAGGAATAGTGGGAACAAGGTATTTATTCGATGTACTGAGTGAGAATGGATACCCAGACCTCGCATTTAGAATAGCAACCCAAGAAAGCTATCCAAGCTGGGGATACATGATTAAAGAAGGCGCAACAACCGTTTGGGAGAGGTGGGAAAAGTTAGAAGCTGGAGGAATGAACTCTCAAAATCATATTATGTTAGGCTCTGTGGATACCTTTTTTTACAAATACTTGGCTGGAATATCTTTAGAAAAAGATGGCTGGAAAAAAGCTAGAATCAAACCACATTTAGTTGGAGAAGAAAGATTTGCCTCAGCTAAAATTAAAACAATAATAGGCGAATTTCAGGTTTCATGGGAAAAAGGAGAAAATTTATTTAAACTCTCAGTAGTAATACCTTTTGGAACGGAAGCTGATGTATTTATCCCCAAATTATGGAATGAATTTAACTTGAAAGAAGAAAGAGAATTATTGTTCGATAACGAACAAATTAAAGATTTTAAAGAAAGAAATGATATTAAACTAAAAGAGTATAATGAAGAAAATATAATCTTAAATTTAGGTAGTGGTCAATATTACTTTGAACTAGAAAAGAAATAA